The genomic segment aaaaaaagggggggaaaaaacaaccaaaataatttaagtaaatgaCAGATTGGAAAACAGGGTTTATAAGATTATTCTCTTGAGTTTATAAATTGTTAAACTCAAATTTATAGCTATGTTAAACTACATAAGAACCACTATACTGAAAGACCATTGAAGAGTAGTATTAGTTTATCTTTTGGGGaggaaaattaagaaaggaaaagtaaattaagaTCTTACCTAAAGAAGTTTAACTGAAGCTTAGAACTATTTTGCTCTACACCCTCAGCTTTCGTTGTCATCCTTATCAACTACTGTAGTTTAAAGCTTTGCAGAAACAGCACAGTTTTTTAAGACTGGCTGAACTTAGTAGCCGTCAAGAGTTCTCTTGTActagacctgtatccctgaagagTACCTCGCTGGGgttatttcctttccttgcaTTGAAGAAGCAGCATCTAAAAGATCTAAAAAGGTGTTTCTCTTTGCAGAGATATCCCTTAAGTTATCTAGATAATTTAATCCTGATGAATCGCAGACAACACACTTATATCTGACCAGCATTTATCTTACACAAATATAAACAACAGCTTTGCAACGGACCTTAATTATACTACCCACTccttaacttatttaaaataaaaagtctataATTACACAATTtcctttagaattattttattaaatcataaATGTACAACAGCTTCTTAACTCTACACAcgcacttaaatttttttaaaggaaaaacgtTATGTCTTATTACACCATGATCCTGGCTAATAGCTTTTCAAAACtttgagaaaaatcttaaaaaaggtttCACATGTCACCTGAAACTTACAAATTTAACATTATCAAAGAAGGAATGCTTCTACACTCTTACAAAGACCACTAGAAAGAAACAACAATTAAAAAGCTAAGAAACTGTctcaaaggcatttttttttttttttacaatcctTCCTCCACAGTAAGGTAATGTTATTAAATAATCCAATCCATTCACAAAATGGCTCTCTGCATCTGCTCTGGTGTCTTCTGCCATATCACTGCATATTTATGCATGACTGAGATAAGAGTTTCCTTAACATTGTTATTTCGATAACCTGAAGCTGTTCTGTTACCTCTGGGCTCTCATCCTCTCCTATTTATACAGTGAAGCCTGTTTCAACAGAagtaaagagtaaaaaaaaaataggttatgaAATTATCCATCTAACCAGATTTTAAGGAAAGATAACATGATCCTAAAAAGCTTTTACTCCTGGCAGCTAGATCTCCCAAGACAATAATAATGTAAAACTCAAAAGCTACTTACCCATGGCAAATAGGAAGAAGCTCAGTATCGGCTTCTCCCTCCATAACCCCCACTTCCTCCACTGCCTCCAGGACCATAGTTTCCTAGAATTAAtgaaacagcaagagaaagcaAACTTATTTCCAATTTCCATAATAAGCCTGATACTATCTATAGCTAGACATAACCCTCCTTGAAACACAGCTCATAACCTATTATTTGCTTATGGTTAACCTACAACCTGGGAGATGAATTACCCCAGACTCAcgaaatttaatttttccctttacaATTGAAAACATCTTATTGCTGCTATTCCTTTATAGAGCTGTCAGTATAGggttaaaaaaaaggtattccaAACATAAGTGGCATAAAAACATTGGTTTAGTACTACAACTGTCTCCAAACCTTAAATAATACTTTAGTAAGTAATCCCAAGtttttattcaattaattttcaaagagAATTCCTAGAACTTTATACAACTTATAATGTATTCAACTTCTTTGGCTTTTTCATAGGAAATAATTAGCCCCAAAAAAAGGATCCCCACCTGAAGTACCCAACCCACTTTCCCAAGTCCAAAATATTTATACCACTAATATCCCACCATTTAATACTGAATTAGAATATAAGTATTACTCAAACTAACAATCAGATATCTTCATTCTTAAAGTCATGAAAGTATCCTTTAATCACAAAATGTAAACAATCTAACAAATTACCTCCACCATATGGTCCCCCCATGTTCCTGCTACCACCAAAGTTTCCACTCTTCATTGGACCATAGTTAGAGGGTTGCTGGTTATAATTTCCAAAATCATTGTAATTTCCACTTCCATAATTTCCTGTGAAAAAATTTGAATAGGTTTTGCACAATGACCTTCAAAATAACATATTCAAGCATTAAACCAGTGAAACATGGTAAGCATATTAAGAACAAATCTCCCAGAAAAACAATCATCAGAATAAATGCAAGACCCCTATCTACAACTCTACAGTTTTTTAAGACAACTACTGACAACATTGTAATGCAAAATCTCATGTGTTAAAAGTCATTAATTCCAATCCAAATTCCCACATAAAGGTTGCAGGTGAATTTATTACCTCCTCCATAGTTGTCATAACCACCTCCGTAGCCCCCACCCTGGTTGCCATATCCAGGTCCTCCACCACCatatcctcctcttcctcctccataaCCAGGGCTACCTCCAAAATTGCCACCTATTATAAAATAAGCCTTTAAgtaattacttaatattttcaatGGCATTTGAACTGTCTTATCACACCCATTTCCAGCTTTCCAAAACACATTCTTATAAACAAAGTACTTATTTTATGAAATCTCTTCCTTAACAGCCTCAAGGGCAGAACAGAGTACCTATCCCCGGTAAACATTTAGGGGCAGGGAGCACTTGTTCACAAACTGGATAAAAACCTTTACAGAGACAAATACTTGCAATGCCACAGCTCTCCCCTGACAGCAAAAACATTAAGATTCTCTTGAAGATATCCTGAAACACTTATATTTTGCCTAAGGATTGTGGGAGCAGACAAGAGGCACAGGGTAgcaggaccaaaaaaaaagccacataccCCTACTGGTCCAAAAGATGGAAGTTCCAAGAAGTTGTTTCCCCATAAATTCCcatgtctctcaaataataagCCCACTACACCCGTTTTCTGAGTAGAAATGGGGGGAGGACCAGAAATTAGCAAACTTGTATGTAATTCAGAAACTTAAATGGCAGTCTCCAATTACTGAAATACAAGAACTCATCTTTCTCATAATACCAAATTAGTATTTGGATTTCAAAGCAAAACTGATGTAGTTAGGATGTAGGATTAACTTAAGCGTACTCAAGGAGTGGCAAAACCAGCAATCAGGTCTATTACTAGCTCACCATTTTTAATATCCCATTCTTAATAGGACATTTATCAGTAAGCATGTAAACTTTTCTGTACTCCAACAGAACATACATCTAATACATCCCTTGTTATGGAACAgtggatcacaacttgagctggtCCCAAGAACACAACTGTACAATTATGTATTTTAGGAAGTTCtttcagttactttttaaaataaaattactgtggGGGATTTATCCTGGTAAGGGACTAATTTTAAGATAAACAACCGATCTTACATATACCCCTCCCCTTACATGTTGACCACGATTATTACATCCAGTGGTCTGTTTTTCAGGAAAACAGCATACAGAATACATCTAGATCTGATTCTTTGCTTAAGAAACAATGGGATAGCGTAACAGCAGAATCTTAAAAGCTCTATATTAAAATCTTCCTAAATGATTTTGCAACTGGTATTTAACACGTATAAGCAAATAATACTTTCCACAAGATATACAactaaaatgcaaattataaaggAAGAGCCAAATAACTGAACCAGTACCACCTTAGtcctttacaaaggaaaaaatgcagaacattaaaaattaatgtataacaTGCAACTATACCAATATATTTTGCTTAAGTTTTTAAATCACAAACTAAAATGCAGCAGAAACTGACCTCCAGGTCCTCCTCCATACCCATTATAGCCATCCCCAAATCCACGACCACTTCCATATCCATCtgttagagacagaaaaaaagttaTACTCTGTTCACCCTGGTTTTAATTTCTTACACCCTTTCCTCTGCATTATTAATACCTCCGAATGAAAATTATTAAGAACACCCTCTTTGTGCTAGAAAAGTACTGTTACtaatttctttaaagacaaaGGTGTATACAAACAAATCTCCTAAGGCAATTGTCTAATTTATGGGCTTAGACTTGGCAAGACATAATTTTAAGAGATCCCATTTATTTATGCGTAAGATCACTTGttggccttttggctaaaatCAAGTTATTTATGCTTAAGAATGAGACTCTTGATTATTAGTAATTCAAATACATATgaagtctaaaagaaaaaaaatacattaattgaTACAGACCTTTTAAAGCCTACAGACAAACTCTCTACAGGTCTTCATTTCCCACTCAGGAGcacacccatttttttaaagctagtttcaaatcacaaaacttttttttttttttttaagcgtaCTACCCTAAAAAGGATCTCTGTAATTGATTTGTCTTGGATTACATTTTTTAGATTACGTTAACTATAACCTCCTACCtggcaaatttaaaatattccactAGGATATAATCTacttaagtcttaaaaaaactttaaaaaattagactgCACTTCCTCTAATTCAAACTGAATGAGTTTTTAATTTGGCATATATACCCTTATAACATTTAGAACTCAAACTTACCAGATCCTCCTCTAAAGTTACTTCCTGGTCCTGGTCCAAAATTTCCACCACCACCACGAGAATCTCCAAAACCAAAGTTACCTGTAGTAAGTGACCAGGTTagtaacaaacatttattcaagtaagttttaaaaagaaaaataaacacgaGTTAAAGGTTACCTCCTCTTCCACTTCTAGAACTTTGGACTTCCTGCATTTCTTGTCTAGACAGAGCCTTTCTTACTTCTGCATTATGACCATTGATGGTATGATATTTCTGCACTGAAATGAAGAGTTCACACTCcattatataaaaattcttttatcaGTACACAACCTGTGCAATCTACcctttaataaaattaacaaacccAAAAGCTTGTATGTAAAGAGCAACACAACCTACTGCTTATAGACACTTACACACGATCTTATCCACAGGATCATGATCATCAAAAGTAACAAATCCAAAGCCTCTTTTCTTTCCAGACTGTCTATCAGTAATTATCTCAATGGTATCAATCTTTCCATATTCCTCAAAATAATCTCTAAGATGATGTTCCTCAGTATCTTCTTTAATCCCACCAACAAACAGCTTCTTCACAGTTACATGAGCCCCCGGTTTTCCAGATTcctgaaatgggagaaaaaaaaaatcttaacagaaGAAACCAAAACACGATTTAAAGCACGCTATCTGGGAACCAAAGACAGCCTTTATTCTACGATAATGCACCAGATAAAGCAACATCTTACAACTAAGAACccagtttttttttgggggggggggggggggaataaatgTAAATCTAAGAAAAGCAAAGAGTAGAAAACTGACAGAGCTTGTAAAGATCCAAAACTTAATTCTTTCATAAGTTAGTCTAATCTTCAGTGGGACAGAATATTCTTTGTATTAACGGTACAGTTATATTTTGCTCACCTCTCTTGCAACAGCACGTTTTGGCTCAACCACTCTCCCATCAATTGAATGAGGTCTTGCAGCCATGGCAGCATCAACCTCAGCCATGGATGAAAAAGTTACAAAGCCAAATCCtcttgatcttttgcttgcaGGATCCCTCATAACCTTAAAACCAAAGGGGAAACTTTAGCCCCTCATTTCATTACTTATGTTATGAACTAACAATTTAAAAGACTAGTAGTTTTCCCAATGAACAGACATCAAAatagttttctctgtattttactCAACGTCTTAAACACAGTAACCGAACAGTTTAAAGACTAGTATCTGCAGGCGCTTTTCCATAACGTACCACACAGTCTGTAAGTTTCCCCCATTGCTCGTAGTAATTCCTCAAACTTTCTTCTGTGGTTTCAAAGCTCAAGCCACCAATAAAGAGTTTACGGaactgttccttttctctctgcaaaGGAGAACaccatttcaatttttatttacatttcctcttTGTATGCAGgaaattaaattcttaaatatgaGGTGACCTGCTGGCAGAGTACCTTTTTCCTCTCCAAAGGAACAGTTTCTAAAGTTttctggggggggaaaaaaaaaacttacatcaAATTTA from the Lutra lutra chromosome 11, mLutLut1.2, whole genome shotgun sequence genome contains:
- the HNRNPA2B1 gene encoding heterogeneous nuclear ribonucleoproteins A2/B1 isoform X1 → MEKTLETVPLERKKREKEQFRKLFIGGLSFETTEESLRNYYEQWGKLTDCVVMRDPASKRSRGFGFVTFSSMAEVDAAMAARPHSIDGRVVEPKRAVAREESGKPGAHVTVKKLFVGGIKEDTEEHHLRDYFEEYGKIDTIEIITDRQSGKKRGFGFVTFDDHDPVDKIVLQKYHTINGHNAEVRKALSRQEMQEVQSSRSGRGGNFGFGDSRGGGGNFGPGPGSNFRGGSDGYGSGRGFGDGYNGYGGGPGGGNFGGSPGYGGGRGGYGGGGPGYGNQGGGYGGGYDNYGGGNYGSGNYNDFGNYNQQPSNYGPMKSGNFGGSRNMGGPYGGGNYGPGGSGGSGGYGGRSRY
- the HNRNPA2B1 gene encoding heterogeneous nuclear ribonucleoproteins A2/B1 isoform X3 — its product is MEKTLETVPLERKKREKEQFRKLFIGGLSFETTEESLRNYYEQWGKLTDCVVMRDPASKRSRGFGFVTFSSMAEVDAAMAARPHSIDGRVVEPKRAVAREESGKPGAHVTVKKLFVGGIKEDTEEHHLRDYFEEYGKIDTIEIITDRQSGKKRGFGFVTFDDHDPVDKIVLQKYHTINGHNAEVRKALSRQEMQEVQSSRSGRGGNFGFGDSRGGGGNFGPGPGSNFRGGSDGYGSGRGFGDGYNGYGGGPGGNYGSGNYNDFGNYNQQPSNYGPMKSGNFGGSRNMGGPYGGGNYGPGGSGGSGGYGGRSRY
- the HNRNPA2B1 gene encoding heterogeneous nuclear ribonucleoproteins A2/B1 isoform X2, producing the protein MEREKEQFRKLFIGGLSFETTEESLRNYYEQWGKLTDCVVMRDPASKRSRGFGFVTFSSMAEVDAAMAARPHSIDGRVVEPKRAVAREESGKPGAHVTVKKLFVGGIKEDTEEHHLRDYFEEYGKIDTIEIITDRQSGKKRGFGFVTFDDHDPVDKIVLQKYHTINGHNAEVRKALSRQEMQEVQSSRSGRGGNFGFGDSRGGGGNFGPGPGSNFRGGSDGYGSGRGFGDGYNGYGGGPGGGNFGGSPGYGGGRGGYGGGGPGYGNQGGGYGGGYDNYGGGNYGSGNYNDFGNYNQQPSNYGPMKSGNFGGSRNMGGPYGGGNYGPGGSGGSGGYGGRSRY